In Quercus robur chromosome 11, dhQueRobu3.1, whole genome shotgun sequence, the following proteins share a genomic window:
- the LOC126705577 gene encoding root phototropism protein 3 isoform X1 — translation MPITSQAVSGHENQLLSRHLKIIPSIPCGNFPFILVSPVSFWLLTASFLCSVSLCFASKLEALFREDTTKVSWLFGFIMWEESETESVRGRDYGNGVLSSSKHGVKTDGFELRGQSWYVATDVPSDLLVQVGGVNFHLHKYPLLSRSGKMNRLIYESRDPELNMIALDDQPGGPEAFELAAKFCYGIAVDLTAANISGLRCAAEYLEMTEDLEEGNLIFKTEAFLSYVVLSSWRDSIVVLKSCEKLSPWAENLQIVRRCSESIAWKACANPKGIRWAYTGKLPKASSPKWNDMKDSSPSKNQHVPPDWWFEDVSILRIDHFVRVITAIKVKGMRFELIGASITHYAAKWLPGLISDGTGPGDEGSNISNSNTSGSSNSWKGGLHMIVAGTKDDLPPVQAKEQRMIIESLISIIPPPKDSVSCSFLLRLLRMANMLKVAPALVTELEKRVGMQFEQATLADLLIPSYNKSETMYDVDLVHRLLEHFLIQEQTESSSPSSQSFSDKHMYEGSQRGSTPNAKMRVSRLVDSYLTEVSRDRSLSLTKFQVLAEALPESARTCDDGLYRAIDSYLKAHPTLSEHERKRLCRVMDCQKLSIDACMHAAQNERLPLRVVVQVLFSEQVKISNALANSSLKETSESLYQPIISNRKTLLEGTPQSFQEGWTAAKKDINTLKFELESVKAKYLELQNDMENLQRQFDKMLKQKQTSAWSSGWKKLSKLTKTTTLENQEIGPQLSTAAEQTRKTPRRWRNSIS, via the exons ATGCCCATTACTTCACAGGCTGTGAGTGGCCATGAAAATCAGTTACTAAGCCGACATTTGAAGATAATTCCCAGCATCCCATGTGggaattttccttttatacttgttaGTCCTGTGTCTTTCTGGTTGTTAACTGCCTCTTTCTTGTGCTCAGTTTCTCTCTGTTTTGCCTCTAAATTAGAGGCACTTTTTCGAGAAGATACTACCAAAGTTTCCTGGCTATTTGGTTTCATCATGTGGGAGGAGTCAGAGACTGAGTCAGTTAGAGGCCGAGACTATGGAAATGGAGTTCTTAGTTCAAGCAAGCATGGCGTCAAGACTGACGGGTTTGAGCTAAGGGGCCAGTCTTG GTATGTTGCAACTGATGTTCCAAGTGACCTTCTAGTTCAAGTTGGGGGTGTTAATTTCCACCTGCATAAG TATCCCTTGCTTTCTCGGAGTGGAAAGATGAACAGACTCATATATGAATCACGCGACCCGGAGTTGAATATGATAGCTCTAGATGACCAACCCGGTGGACCTGAGGCTTTTGAGTTAGCAGCAAAATTCTGCTATGGAATTGCTGTTGATCTGACAGCAGCCAATATTTCTGGCCTAAGATGTGCTGCAGAGTATCTTGAAATGACAGAGGACTTGGAAGAAGGAAATCTTATATTCAAAACTGAAGCATTTCTAAGCTATGTAGTATTATCCTCATGGAGGGACTCtatagtggtgctaaaaagctgTGAGAAGCTCTCACCATGGGCAGAGAACCTTCAAATTGTCCGAAGATGCAGTGAGTCCATTGCTTGGAAAGCTTGTGCCAATCCAAAAGGAATAAGATGGGCGTACACTGGAAAACTCCCAAAAGCTTCCAGCCCAAAGTGGAATGACATGAAGGACTCCAGTCCCAGTAAAAATCAGCATGTTCCTCCCGATTGGTGGTTTGAAGATGTTTCAATCCTTAGGATTGATCACTTTGTCAGGGTCATCACTGCAATTAAGGTAAAGGGAATGAGATTTGAACTGATTGGAGCTTCAATAACGCATTATGCAGCTAAATGGCTTCCAGGTTTGATAAGTGATGGGACAGGGCCAGGAGATGAAGGAAGCAATATCAGCAACAGTAATACTAGTGGCAGCAGCAATAGCTGGAAGGGAGGACTTCATATGATTGTTGCAGGAACCAAAGAtgatcttccacctgttcaggCCAAAGAACAGCGAATGATCATTGAGAGCCTCATCAGCATAATTCCACCACCGAAGGATAGTGTCTCATGCAGCTTCCTACTTCGGCTCTTGAGAATGGCAAACATGTTGAAAGTGGCTCCAGCTTTGGTAACTGAATTGGAGAAACGAGTGGGAATGCAATTTGAACAGGCTACATTGGCAGATCTTCTTATTCCTTCTTACAATAAAAGTGAGACAATGTATGATGTGGATCTTGTCCACAGGCTTTTGGAGCATTTTCTAATTCAAGAGCAGACAGAAAGTTCAAGTCCCAGCAGTCAATCTTTTTCTGATAAACACATGTATGAAGGTAGTCAAAGGGGTTCTACTCCAAATGCTAAGATGAGAGTTTCAAGGCTTGTTGACAGTTATCTTACAGAGGTGTCCAGAGATAGAAGCCTTTCCCTAACAAAGTTTCAGGTACTCGCAGAAGCTTTGCCTGAATCTGCAAGGACCTGTGATGATGGACTTTACAGAGCAATTGATTCTTACCTCAAG GCCCATCCAACACTTTCTGAGCATGAAAGGAAGCGACTTTGCCGTGTGATGGATTGCCAGAAGCTCTCAATtgatgcatgcatgcatgctgCCCAAAATGAACGCCTTCCATTAAGAGTTGTTGTGCAAGTCCTCTTCTCTGAGCAGGTAAAGATAAGCAATGCACTAGCCAACAGCTCCCTGAAAGAAACTAGTGAATCTCTCTACCAGCCAATAATTTCAAACCGGAAAACACTACTTGAAGGAACACCACAATCATTCCAGGAAGGATGGACAGCCGCTAAAAAGGACATTAACACCCTCAAGTTTGAGCTGGAAAGTGTTAAAGCTAAGTACCTTGAGCTGCAGAATGACATGGAGAATCTGCAGAGACAGTTTGATAAAATGTTAAAGCAGAAACAGACATCAGCATGGAGCAGTGGGTGGAAGAAACTGAGCAAACTTACAAAGACGACTACTTTAGAAAACCAGGAAATTGGGCCTCAGCTCTCAACTGCAGCAGAACAGACTAGAAAGACTCCTAGAAGGTGGAGAAATTCAATATCCTGA
- the LOC126705577 gene encoding root phototropism protein 3 isoform X2 has translation MIQAQCYYAHYFTGFSLCFASKLEALFREDTTKVSWLFGFIMWEESETESVRGRDYGNGVLSSSKHGVKTDGFELRGQSWYVATDVPSDLLVQVGGVNFHLHKYPLLSRSGKMNRLIYESRDPELNMIALDDQPGGPEAFELAAKFCYGIAVDLTAANISGLRCAAEYLEMTEDLEEGNLIFKTEAFLSYVVLSSWRDSIVVLKSCEKLSPWAENLQIVRRCSESIAWKACANPKGIRWAYTGKLPKASSPKWNDMKDSSPSKNQHVPPDWWFEDVSILRIDHFVRVITAIKVKGMRFELIGASITHYAAKWLPGLISDGTGPGDEGSNISNSNTSGSSNSWKGGLHMIVAGTKDDLPPVQAKEQRMIIESLISIIPPPKDSVSCSFLLRLLRMANMLKVAPALVTELEKRVGMQFEQATLADLLIPSYNKSETMYDVDLVHRLLEHFLIQEQTESSSPSSQSFSDKHMYEGSQRGSTPNAKMRVSRLVDSYLTEVSRDRSLSLTKFQVLAEALPESARTCDDGLYRAIDSYLKAHPTLSEHERKRLCRVMDCQKLSIDACMHAAQNERLPLRVVVQVLFSEQVKISNALANSSLKETSESLYQPIISNRKTLLEGTPQSFQEGWTAAKKDINTLKFELESVKAKYLELQNDMENLQRQFDKMLKQKQTSAWSSGWKKLSKLTKTTTLENQEIGPQLSTAAEQTRKTPRRWRNSIS, from the exons ATGATCCAAGCACAGTGTTACTATGCCCATTACTTCACAGGCT TTTCTCTCTGTTTTGCCTCTAAATTAGAGGCACTTTTTCGAGAAGATACTACCAAAGTTTCCTGGCTATTTGGTTTCATCATGTGGGAGGAGTCAGAGACTGAGTCAGTTAGAGGCCGAGACTATGGAAATGGAGTTCTTAGTTCAAGCAAGCATGGCGTCAAGACTGACGGGTTTGAGCTAAGGGGCCAGTCTTG GTATGTTGCAACTGATGTTCCAAGTGACCTTCTAGTTCAAGTTGGGGGTGTTAATTTCCACCTGCATAAG TATCCCTTGCTTTCTCGGAGTGGAAAGATGAACAGACTCATATATGAATCACGCGACCCGGAGTTGAATATGATAGCTCTAGATGACCAACCCGGTGGACCTGAGGCTTTTGAGTTAGCAGCAAAATTCTGCTATGGAATTGCTGTTGATCTGACAGCAGCCAATATTTCTGGCCTAAGATGTGCTGCAGAGTATCTTGAAATGACAGAGGACTTGGAAGAAGGAAATCTTATATTCAAAACTGAAGCATTTCTAAGCTATGTAGTATTATCCTCATGGAGGGACTCtatagtggtgctaaaaagctgTGAGAAGCTCTCACCATGGGCAGAGAACCTTCAAATTGTCCGAAGATGCAGTGAGTCCATTGCTTGGAAAGCTTGTGCCAATCCAAAAGGAATAAGATGGGCGTACACTGGAAAACTCCCAAAAGCTTCCAGCCCAAAGTGGAATGACATGAAGGACTCCAGTCCCAGTAAAAATCAGCATGTTCCTCCCGATTGGTGGTTTGAAGATGTTTCAATCCTTAGGATTGATCACTTTGTCAGGGTCATCACTGCAATTAAGGTAAAGGGAATGAGATTTGAACTGATTGGAGCTTCAATAACGCATTATGCAGCTAAATGGCTTCCAGGTTTGATAAGTGATGGGACAGGGCCAGGAGATGAAGGAAGCAATATCAGCAACAGTAATACTAGTGGCAGCAGCAATAGCTGGAAGGGAGGACTTCATATGATTGTTGCAGGAACCAAAGAtgatcttccacctgttcaggCCAAAGAACAGCGAATGATCATTGAGAGCCTCATCAGCATAATTCCACCACCGAAGGATAGTGTCTCATGCAGCTTCCTACTTCGGCTCTTGAGAATGGCAAACATGTTGAAAGTGGCTCCAGCTTTGGTAACTGAATTGGAGAAACGAGTGGGAATGCAATTTGAACAGGCTACATTGGCAGATCTTCTTATTCCTTCTTACAATAAAAGTGAGACAATGTATGATGTGGATCTTGTCCACAGGCTTTTGGAGCATTTTCTAATTCAAGAGCAGACAGAAAGTTCAAGTCCCAGCAGTCAATCTTTTTCTGATAAACACATGTATGAAGGTAGTCAAAGGGGTTCTACTCCAAATGCTAAGATGAGAGTTTCAAGGCTTGTTGACAGTTATCTTACAGAGGTGTCCAGAGATAGAAGCCTTTCCCTAACAAAGTTTCAGGTACTCGCAGAAGCTTTGCCTGAATCTGCAAGGACCTGTGATGATGGACTTTACAGAGCAATTGATTCTTACCTCAAG GCCCATCCAACACTTTCTGAGCATGAAAGGAAGCGACTTTGCCGTGTGATGGATTGCCAGAAGCTCTCAATtgatgcatgcatgcatgctgCCCAAAATGAACGCCTTCCATTAAGAGTTGTTGTGCAAGTCCTCTTCTCTGAGCAGGTAAAGATAAGCAATGCACTAGCCAACAGCTCCCTGAAAGAAACTAGTGAATCTCTCTACCAGCCAATAATTTCAAACCGGAAAACACTACTTGAAGGAACACCACAATCATTCCAGGAAGGATGGACAGCCGCTAAAAAGGACATTAACACCCTCAAGTTTGAGCTGGAAAGTGTTAAAGCTAAGTACCTTGAGCTGCAGAATGACATGGAGAATCTGCAGAGACAGTTTGATAAAATGTTAAAGCAGAAACAGACATCAGCATGGAGCAGTGGGTGGAAGAAACTGAGCAAACTTACAAAGACGACTACTTTAGAAAACCAGGAAATTGGGCCTCAGCTCTCAACTGCAGCAGAACAGACTAGAAAGACTCCTAGAAGGTGGAGAAATTCAATATCCTGA